Genomic window (Zingiber officinale cultivar Zhangliang chromosome 2B, Zo_v1.1, whole genome shotgun sequence):
CACGGATCATAATGCTTAAGTTTTGACAATTATAGTAAGTTTTTCTAATTTGTTGTCAAATTAAACCAAAAATAACAAATCACATACCGAGTAGTTGCTAATTGGAGACTATAAATAAGCACCTCTTCTCTTCTGTAAATCATCCACAAGGAAAAGATAACGTTCAATTACTGCACCAAtgacctccatctttttcttctttctctttgttTCTTTTCTCTTGTTCGCTAAAGGGGCTGCCTGCGACGAAGAGCTTAAAGCATACATTGTTCACGTCGAAGATCAATCGGATGTTTCCGCGTATGATGGAGACTACTACACCTTCCTTTTGGCCGGAACATTAGagatccaagaagatgatgcgGCGTCGCGGGTTATACACTCCTATCGGAATGTTATGACCGGCTTCTCGGCGATGCTGACGGAGAGGGATGTGGCGGCCATGTCGAAGGTCGACTGGTTTGTGCGCGCCGTTCCGAGCTTGGTTTACCGTCCGTTGACCACCCACACGCCCCTGTTTTTGGGGCTGCGCCACCGCACTCACAGTGTGTGGAACGCGACCAACATGGGGGAAGGCGTCATCATAGGCGTCCTTGACTCCGGCATCACCCCTGGCCACCCTTCGTATAGTGACCGCGGCATGCCGCCTCCTCCACCCAAGTGGAAGGGACGTTGCGACTTAGGGAACGTGTCGTCATCGACCGAGCAGTTCTGTAACAATAAGCTCATCGGTGCCCGATCCTTCGTCAACTATAATCGGTCCGGGAACGGATCGATGGATTCACCTATTGATAACGATGGCCACGGTACTCACACGTCTAGCACCGCCGCCGGAGCATTCGTGAAGCGCGCTAATGTGTACGGGCTAGCCAGGGGAGTGGCAGCTGGAGTGGCCCCCCTTGCGCATCTCGCCATTTATAAGGTTTGCGCGAATGACGAGTGTCAGGGGCACGACATACTCGCTGGGATGGACGCCGCAGTGGAGGACGGTGTGGATGTGCTTTCAATCTCGCTCGGTAGTGACCCTAGTCCATTCTATCACGACCCAATTGCGATCGGCGGTTTTAACGCCATGCGCAAGGGAGTCTTCGTCAGCTGCTCGGCCGGCAACTCGGGGCCGTTTAATTCCACCGTATCCAATGACGCGCCATGGTTACTCACTGTGGCGGCCAGCACTATGGACCGTGAGTTCTTGGCCACCGTAAAGCTTGGCGACGGCAGCGAGTTCCACGGCGAGAGCATCTACCAGCCGCAGGGATTCTCATCGAAGAAGTATCCTCTCGTGTTCCCTGGCGGCGCTTCCACCTTATGTCTCAACGGTTCCCTTAACGGTATCGACGTGAAGGGAAAGATTGTGCTCTGTGACCGCGGCCTCAACGGGCGGATCGAGAAGGGGGAAGTCGTCAAGCAAGCCGGTGGCGCCGGCATGGTGCTTGTCAATGCACCGAAAGACGGCTACAGCACTATCGCCGATCTCCACGTACTGCCGGCGTCGCACATTCCCTATGCCTTTGGACATA
Coding sequences:
- the LOC122048631 gene encoding subtilisin-like protease 4, whose amino-acid sequence is MTSIFFFFLFVSFLLFAKGAACDEELKAYIVHVEDQSDVSAYDGDYYTFLLAGTLEIQEDDAASRVIHSYRNVMTGFSAMLTERDVAAMSKVDWFVRAVPSLVYRPLTTHTPLFLGLRHRTHSVWNATNMGEGVIIGVLDSGITPGHPSYSDRGMPPPPPKWKGRCDLGNVSSSTEQFCNNKLIGARSFVNYNRSGNGSMDSPIDNDGHGTHTSSTAAGAFVKRANVYGLARGVAAGVAPLAHLAIYKVCANDECQGHDILAGMDAAVEDGVDVLSISLGSDPSPFYHDPIAIGGFNAMRKGVFVSCSAGNSGPFNSTVSNDAPWLLTVAASTMDREFLATVKLGDGSEFHGESIYQPQGFSSKKYPLVFPGGASTLCLNGSLNGIDVKGKIVLCDRGLNGRIEKGEVVKQAGGAGMVLVNAPKDGYSTIADLHVLPASHIPYAFGHKIKAYINSSSLPTATIVFKGTITHVPHSPAITSFSSRGPSQNTPGILKPDITGPGVSVLAAWNTQIFNVISGTSMSCPHLSGIAALIKKAHPDWSPAAIKSSIMTTAYVKDNTNNPIFDERNLPADLFAVGAGHVMPLKVLDPGLIYDISPTDYHPYLCGLGYSVSDVRIIVHRKINCSSIKSIPEGELNYPSITVRLPTNEARTVTFTRTVTNVGKAAATYYAKLDVPDVVSARVVPRSLTFEKVNEKKSFKISFKRRSDYGASSPTVEGQLMWVSQARSVVRSPISIILE